In Bordetella holmesii ATCC 51541, the following proteins share a genomic window:
- a CDS encoding ahpC/TSA family protein: protein MAHLRLGDTAPDFEQKSSIGTLRLYDYLGDNWGVLFSHPADFTPVCTTELGYTAKLADEFAKRGVKVLALSVDGEESHSKWIDDINDTQSTRVNFPILADEDRKVSELYDMIHPNANATLTVRSVFIIDPAKKIRLIITYPASTGRNFNEILRVIDSLQLTDSHSVATPVNWQDGDDVIIVPSLKDEAVIKEKFPKGYKAVRPYLRITPQPNK from the coding sequence ATGGCACACCTTCGTCTGGGCGATACCGCGCCCGACTTCGAACAGAAATCGTCCATAGGCACACTGCGCCTGTATGACTACCTCGGTGACAATTGGGGCGTGTTGTTTTCGCATCCCGCCGATTTCACGCCGGTTTGCACCACCGAACTGGGTTACACCGCCAAGTTGGCTGATGAATTCGCCAAGCGTGGCGTGAAGGTGCTGGCCCTGTCCGTCGATGGTGAAGAGTCCCACAGCAAGTGGATCGATGACATCAACGATACGCAATCGACCCGGGTCAATTTCCCCATCCTGGCCGATGAGGATCGCAAGGTCTCCGAGCTCTACGACATGATTCATCCGAACGCCAACGCCACGCTGACCGTGCGCTCGGTGTTCATCATCGATCCGGCCAAGAAGATCCGCCTCATCATTACCTATCCGGCCAGCACGGGGCGCAATTTCAATGAAATCCTGCGCGTGATCGATTCCCTGCAATTGACTGACAGCCACAGCGTGGCCACACCGGTCAATTGGCAGGATGGTGACGACGTGATCATCGTGCCTTCCCTGAAGGACGAGGCCGTCATCAAGGAAAAATTCCCCAAAGGCTATAAGGCCGTGCGTCCCTATCTGCGCATTACCCCCCAGCCTAATAAGTAA
- a CDS encoding sulfate ABC transporter, sulfate-binding family protein, whose amino-acid sequence MPSRTAGFWTAAITLAATFTLGLPQAMAQSKQTLLNVSYDPTRELYRAVDDAFIKDYKAKAGVDLTIRQSHGGSGRQARSVIDGLDADVVTLALAYDIDAVADRGLLPQDWQKRLPQNSSPYTSTIVFLVRKGNPKQIADWDDLLKPGVQVITPNPKTSGGARWNYLAAWAYALKKPGGSEASARQFVGDLLKHVPVLDTGARGATTTFVERGVGDVLLAWENEAFLAQEELGPDKFDIVVPSLSILAEPPVAVVDKVVDKKGTRQAAQAYLEFLYTPQAQEIIAKNYYRPIDKTVAAKYENRFPKLNLVTIDDPIFGGWRKAQKDHFSDGGSFDQVYQPK is encoded by the coding sequence ATGCCCTCCCGTACCGCAGGATTCTGGACCGCCGCCATTACGTTGGCAGCCACGTTTACGCTAGGCCTACCTCAGGCCATGGCGCAGAGCAAGCAGACGCTGCTCAACGTTTCCTATGACCCGACGCGCGAGCTGTATCGTGCCGTCGATGACGCCTTCATAAAGGATTACAAGGCCAAAGCAGGCGTGGATTTGACCATTCGCCAGTCGCATGGTGGTTCGGGGCGCCAGGCGCGTTCGGTGATCGACGGACTGGATGCCGACGTCGTCACCCTGGCCCTGGCCTATGACATTGACGCCGTTGCCGATCGCGGTCTCTTGCCGCAAGACTGGCAGAAGCGTCTGCCGCAAAACAGCTCGCCCTATACCTCGACCATCGTCTTCCTGGTGCGCAAGGGCAACCCTAAGCAGATCGCCGACTGGGATGATCTGCTCAAACCAGGTGTCCAGGTGATCACGCCCAATCCGAAGACCTCCGGCGGCGCACGTTGGAACTACCTGGCTGCCTGGGCCTATGCCCTGAAGAAACCCGGCGGCAGCGAAGCCAGTGCGCGCCAGTTCGTGGGCGACCTGCTCAAGCATGTGCCGGTGCTGGATACGGGCGCTCGTGGCGCCACCACGACTTTCGTCGAGCGCGGCGTGGGCGATGTGCTGCTGGCTTGGGAAAACGAAGCCTTCCTGGCACAGGAAGAATTGGGTCCGGACAAGTTCGACATCGTCGTGCCTTCGTTGTCCATCCTGGCCGAGCCGCCCGTGGCCGTCGTGGATAAGGTCGTCGACAAAAAGGGCACTCGTCAGGCAGCCCAGGCCTACCTGGAATTCCTGTACACGCCCCAGGCGCAGGAAATCATCGCCAAGAACTATTACCGGCCGATCGACAAGACGGTGGCCGCCAAGTACGAAAACCGTTTTCCCAAACTCAACCTGGTCACGATAGATGACCCCATCTTCGGTGGCTGGCGCAAGGCGCAGAAAGACCACTTCAGTGATGGCGGCAGCTTTGATCAGGTTTATCAACCCAAGTAA
- the cysT gene encoding sulfate ABC transporter, permease protein CysT — translation MLPGFGISMGYAVFYLSVLVLIPLATLPIKSAHLGWAGFWDTVTAPRVLASYRLTFGAAFVAALVNLVFGTIVAWILVRYRFPGKRIVDALVDLPFALPTAVAGIALTVIYSSNGWLGAPLERWLGLKVAFTPLGIVVALIFIGVPFVVRTVQPVLEDIEREIEEAAASLGAGRWQTIRRVLVPALTPALLTGFALAFARAVGEYGSVIFIAGNMPMVSEITPLLIIVKLEQFDYAGAAAIASVLLGVSFLLLLIINLLQGWQARSGGRLA, via the coding sequence GTGCTGCCGGGTTTTGGCATTTCCATGGGTTATGCAGTGTTCTACCTGAGTGTGCTGGTGCTCATCCCGCTGGCTACCTTGCCCATCAAGAGTGCGCATCTGGGTTGGGCGGGATTTTGGGATACGGTCACCGCGCCTAGGGTGCTGGCCTCATACCGGCTGACTTTTGGCGCGGCCTTCGTCGCGGCGCTGGTCAATCTGGTTTTTGGCACCATCGTGGCCTGGATACTGGTGCGTTATCGCTTTCCCGGCAAGCGCATCGTCGATGCGCTGGTGGATCTGCCTTTCGCCTTGCCGACTGCGGTCGCGGGCATCGCCCTGACGGTGATCTATTCCTCCAACGGTTGGCTGGGCGCGCCGCTGGAGCGTTGGTTGGGCTTGAAAGTGGCCTTTACGCCTTTGGGGATCGTGGTGGCGCTCATCTTCATCGGCGTGCCGTTCGTGGTGCGCACCGTGCAGCCTGTCCTCGAAGATATCGAACGCGAGATCGAGGAGGCCGCTGCCAGCCTTGGCGCCGGGCGCTGGCAGACCATCCGGAGAGTGCTGGTGCCGGCGTTGACCCCTGCGCTTTTGACCGGTTTTGCGCTGGCCTTCGCGCGGGCCGTCGGCGAGTACGGCTCGGTGATTTTTATCGCAGGCAATATGCCCATGGTGTCGGAAATCACGCCCTTGCTGATCATCGTCAAGCTGGAGCAGTTTGATTATGCGGGCGCAGCGGCCATCGCCAGCGTCTTGTTGGGGGTGTCCTTCTTGCTCTTGCTCATCATCAACCTGCTGCAAGGCTGGCAGGCGCGCAGCGGAGGCAGGCTGGCATGA
- the cysW gene encoding sulfate ABC transporter, permease protein CysW: MTEPRWVRGILLFLGLAFLTLFLFVPLAAVFTEAFRKGWQTYLAAITEPDALSAISLTLWVAAISLPLNLVFGVAAAWAITKFQFRGKQFLITLIDLPFSVSPVVAGLIFVLLFGSQGWFGPWLQDHDLKIVYAVPGVILATLFVTFPFVARELIPLMQAQGSEEEQAALTLGATGWQIFWRITLPNIKWGLLYGAILANARAMGEFGAVSVVSGQVRGLTNTMTLHVEILYNEYQFSAAFAVASLLALLALVTLVAKNFIEWRNQRLLAQGEQPLEASPLAVQQPQAV; encoded by the coding sequence TTGACCGAGCCGCGATGGGTGCGAGGCATTTTGCTGTTTCTCGGCTTGGCGTTTCTGACGTTGTTTCTGTTCGTGCCGCTGGCAGCCGTGTTCACGGAGGCCTTCCGCAAGGGCTGGCAGACGTATCTGGCGGCCATCACCGAGCCGGATGCCTTGTCGGCCATCAGTCTGACATTGTGGGTGGCTGCGATTTCGCTGCCGTTGAACCTGGTGTTCGGTGTGGCGGCAGCGTGGGCAATCACGAAGTTCCAGTTCCGCGGCAAGCAGTTCCTGATCACGCTCATCGATCTTCCGTTTTCGGTTTCACCCGTGGTGGCCGGGCTGATCTTTGTTCTGCTGTTCGGGTCGCAGGGCTGGTTCGGGCCGTGGTTGCAGGACCACGATCTGAAGATTGTCTACGCCGTGCCGGGGGTCATTCTGGCAACGTTGTTCGTCACCTTTCCGTTCGTGGCGCGTGAGCTGATTCCGCTGATGCAGGCGCAAGGCAGCGAAGAAGAGCAGGCGGCGCTGACTCTGGGCGCGACGGGGTGGCAGATTTTCTGGCGCATCACGCTGCCCAACATCAAGTGGGGCCTGCTGTATGGGGCCATCCTGGCCAATGCGCGCGCCATGGGTGAGTTTGGTGCGGTGTCGGTCGTCTCCGGACAGGTTCGGGGCCTGACCAACACCATGACTCTGCATGTGGAGATCCTCTACAACGAGTACCAGTTCTCGGCTGCCTTTGCGGTGGCCTCGTTGCTGGCATTGCTGGCCCTGGTGACGCTGGTGGCCAAGAATTTCATCGAGTGGCGAAACCAACGCCTGTTGGCTCAAGGCGAGCAGCCGCTGGAAGCCTCGCCGCTGGCGGTGCAGCAGCCGCAAGCCGTCTGA
- the cysA gene encoding sulfate ABC transporter, ATP-binding family protein yields the protein MSIEVKNLSKRFNDFRALDNVSLHIETGELVALLGPSGCGKTTLLRIIAGLESADSGSVLFSGEDATAVDVRQRQVGFVFQHYALFKHMTVFENVAFGLRVKHRSQRPSEAQIRVKVRELLQLVQLDWLADRYPAQLSGGQRQRIALARALAVEPRVLLLDEPFGALDAKVRKELRRWLRRLHDELHVASVFVTHDQEEALEVSDRVVLMNAGRIEQIGSPREVWEAPATPFVYGFLGDVNQLAGQASEGIWRHADLALPAPGLDQPGLLAATAYVRPHEIDVVRYAPQAPGIPVRLAHAYLAGPSAYLELTREDAATAIEAEVPEHVFRELNLKEGDALLARPRRARVFATQP from the coding sequence ATGAGTATCGAAGTCAAGAACTTGTCCAAGCGCTTCAATGATTTTCGGGCGCTGGATAACGTGTCACTGCATATCGAGACTGGAGAACTGGTTGCGTTGTTGGGGCCCTCGGGCTGCGGCAAGACCACGTTGCTGCGCATCATCGCTGGATTGGAGAGCGCCGACAGCGGCAGCGTTCTGTTCTCGGGTGAGGACGCCACGGCGGTCGATGTTCGACAGCGGCAAGTAGGTTTCGTGTTTCAGCATTACGCCTTGTTCAAGCATATGACGGTCTTTGAGAACGTTGCCTTTGGCCTGCGGGTCAAGCATCGCTCGCAGCGCCCCTCCGAGGCGCAGATCCGTGTCAAGGTCCGTGAACTGTTGCAACTGGTGCAACTGGATTGGCTGGCGGACCGCTATCCCGCTCAGTTGTCCGGCGGCCAGCGTCAGCGTATCGCGTTGGCTCGCGCGCTGGCCGTCGAGCCACGCGTGCTGCTGCTCGATGAGCCCTTCGGAGCACTGGACGCCAAAGTGCGCAAAGAGTTGCGCCGATGGTTGCGCCGCCTGCACGATGAGCTGCACGTGGCCAGCGTCTTTGTCACGCATGATCAGGAAGAGGCGCTGGAGGTTTCTGATCGTGTGGTGCTGATGAATGCCGGTCGAATCGAACAGATCGGTAGCCCGCGCGAGGTCTGGGAGGCGCCGGCCACGCCTTTTGTGTATGGCTTTCTGGGCGACGTGAACCAACTGGCGGGCCAGGCCAGCGAGGGCATCTGGCGTCATGCCGATCTGGCGTTGCCGGCGCCCGGGTTGGATCAGCCCGGTTTGCTGGCAGCGACGGCCTATGTGCGGCCGCACGAGATCGACGTGGTGCGCTATGCGCCGCAGGCGCCGGGCATCCCTGTGCGCTTGGCGCATGCCTATCTCGCTGGCCCCAGTGCCTATCTGGAGCTGACGCGCGAGGATGCCGCCACCGCGATCGAAGCCGAAGTGCCGGAACACGTATTTCGCGAACTCAACTTGAAGGAGGGCGATGCCCTGCTGGCTCGTCCACGCCGCGCCAGGGTATTTGCCACACAACCATGA
- a CDS encoding adenylylsulfate reductase, thioredoxin dependent family protein, with protein MSHSALNSETAACWETLKATLADIARRHPDAALACSLAAEDMILIHAIEQNLLPLEIFTLDTGRLHPQTLGMLETVRQRYGRDITVMHPQEQAVSEHVSEHGAFAFYESVELRKACCQIRKVEPLSRALAGRSAWITGQRRSQAITRGELPAEEPDPVFGLYKFNPLADWSEDEVWAVIRALDIPYNPLHDQGYPSIGCDPCTRAIRPGEDLRAGRWWWESSDSKECGLHEGNRRHIPIAVN; from the coding sequence ATGAGCCATTCTGCTCTTAACTCCGAGACGGCAGCGTGCTGGGAGACTCTCAAGGCCACGCTGGCCGACATTGCGCGCCGGCATCCCGACGCCGCCTTGGCTTGCTCGCTGGCCGCCGAGGACATGATCTTGATCCATGCCATCGAGCAGAACCTGCTGCCGCTGGAGATATTCACGCTGGATACCGGCCGGCTGCATCCGCAGACGCTGGGCATGCTGGAGACGGTGCGCCAGCGCTATGGGCGTGATATCACCGTCATGCATCCCCAGGAGCAAGCGGTCAGTGAACACGTGTCCGAGCATGGCGCCTTCGCCTTTTATGAAAGCGTGGAGTTGCGTAAAGCCTGTTGCCAGATCCGCAAGGTGGAACCACTGTCTCGGGCGTTGGCCGGGCGTAGCGCCTGGATCACCGGACAGCGCCGGTCTCAGGCCATCACGCGCGGGGAGTTGCCCGCCGAGGAGCCGGATCCCGTGTTCGGACTGTATAAGTTCAACCCCCTGGCCGACTGGAGCGAGGACGAGGTCTGGGCGGTCATCCGCGCGCTGGATATCCCCTACAACCCGCTGCATGACCAGGGCTACCCCTCTATCGGTTGCGATCCCTGTACGCGTGCGATTCGCCCCGGAGAGGATCTGCGCGCCGGCCGCTGGTGGTGGGAGAGTTCGGATTCCAAAGAGTGCGGTTTGCATGAGGGCAACCGCCGCCACATTCCGATAGCTGTGAATTGA
- the cysD gene encoding sulfate adenylyltransferase, small subunit — protein MSLVAQRSHLDWLESEAIFILREVAAECAKPVLLFSGGKDSVVLLRLAEKAFRPGRFPFPLMHIDTGHNFEEVIAFRDERAGQLGEQLIVRRVEDSIARGSVVLRRETDSRNAAQAVTLLEAIEELGFDACIGGARRDEEKARAKERIFSFRDEFGQWDPKAQRPELWNLFNTRVHPGENMRVFPISNWTELDVWQYIHRENLALPSIYYSHRREVVRRRGLLVPVTRLTQPAEGESIETLDVRFRTVGDISCTCPVASEAADPLAIIAETAVTDITERGATRMDDQTSEASMERRKREGYF, from the coding sequence ATGTCTTTAGTTGCCCAACGCAGCCATCTCGATTGGCTGGAATCTGAGGCTATTTTTATTTTGCGTGAAGTGGCTGCCGAATGCGCCAAGCCCGTACTGCTGTTTTCCGGTGGCAAGGACTCCGTGGTGCTGCTGCGCCTGGCGGAGAAAGCCTTCCGGCCGGGGCGCTTTCCGTTTCCCCTGATGCATATCGACACCGGGCACAATTTCGAGGAAGTCATCGCCTTTCGCGATGAGCGCGCCGGGCAGTTGGGCGAGCAGTTGATCGTGCGTCGTGTCGAGGACTCCATCGCGCGCGGCAGTGTGGTGCTGCGCCGCGAAACAGACTCGCGCAATGCGGCTCAGGCCGTCACGCTGCTTGAGGCCATCGAGGAGTTGGGGTTTGATGCCTGCATCGGCGGGGCGCGGCGTGATGAGGAGAAAGCGCGCGCCAAGGAGCGCATCTTCTCGTTCAGGGACGAGTTCGGTCAGTGGGATCCCAAGGCCCAGCGTCCCGAGCTCTGGAACCTCTTCAACACGCGGGTGCATCCGGGCGAGAACATGCGGGTCTTTCCCATCTCGAACTGGACCGAACTCGACGTCTGGCAGTACATCCATCGCGAGAACCTGGCATTGCCATCGATTTATTACAGCCATCGACGCGAGGTGGTGCGGCGCCGCGGACTGTTGGTGCCGGTCACGCGGCTGACGCAGCCGGCCGAAGGCGAAAGCATCGAAACGCTGGACGTGCGCTTTCGCACCGTCGGTGACATTTCCTGCACCTGCCCGGTGGCTTCCGAGGCGGCAGATCCGCTGGCCATCATCGCCGAGACGGCCGTGACCGACATCACAGAGCGCGGCGCAACCCGCATGGACGATCAGACTTCCGAAGCGTCGATGGAACGACGCAAGCGCGAAGGCTATTTCTGA
- the cysN gene encoding sulfate adenylyltransferase, large subunit, translated as MNAINDSFLSGADRGVLRLITAGSVDDGKSTLIGRLLFDSKGVFADQIDAISRAKHKRVAGDGIDLSLLTDGLEAEREQGITIDVAYRYFATPSRKFIVADAPGHEQYTRNMVTGASTADAAIILIDATRAADGKLLPQTKRRSTIARLLGIRHIVVAVNKMDLVDWDPAVFERISAAYAELAGKLDLPHFHILPLSALNGDNVVHPSSRTPWYEGPPLLILLESLEQGADGSVLPLRFPVQWVMRHDGDRADDFRGYAGRVASGTLAVGDEILVQPSGVAARVAALRVFDRNVAEAVSGDSVTVILDRDVDVSRGDIITHAAAPASVTREFDAEVCWLDNHPLNSARKYLLKQGTRLTSAKIRGVLTRRDIHELQEVDDAQGKLDMNDIGRVSFVTRESLAVDDYRDVPGTGAFILIDAATHQTAAAGMILRRG; from the coding sequence ATGAATGCAATCAACGATTCTTTTCTGTCGGGCGCCGATCGCGGCGTGCTGCGCCTGATCACTGCTGGATCGGTGGACGACGGCAAATCCACCCTGATCGGCCGCCTGCTTTTTGACAGCAAGGGTGTGTTCGCCGACCAGATCGACGCGATTTCGCGTGCCAAGCATAAACGCGTGGCCGGCGACGGTATCGATCTGTCCTTGCTGACCGATGGCCTGGAGGCCGAGCGCGAGCAGGGCATCACCATCGACGTGGCTTATCGCTACTTCGCCACGCCGTCACGGAAGTTCATCGTGGCCGATGCGCCCGGACATGAGCAGTACACGCGCAATATGGTGACGGGCGCCTCCACCGCCGACGCGGCCATCATTCTGATCGATGCCACCCGCGCGGCCGACGGCAAACTGCTGCCTCAGACCAAGCGGCGCAGCACCATTGCACGCCTGCTGGGTATTCGCCACATCGTGGTGGCTGTCAATAAGATGGATCTCGTGGACTGGGATCCAGCTGTGTTCGAGCGCATCTCAGCGGCCTACGCTGAGTTGGCGGGCAAGCTGGATTTGCCGCACTTTCATATCCTGCCGCTGTCGGCGCTCAATGGCGACAACGTGGTGCACCCGTCGAGCCGCACACCCTGGTACGAAGGGCCGCCGCTGTTGATCTTGCTGGAGAGCCTGGAGCAGGGTGCCGACGGTTCGGTCTTGCCGCTGCGCTTTCCGGTGCAGTGGGTCATGCGGCATGACGGCGATCGAGCCGACGATTTTCGCGGCTATGCTGGCCGCGTGGCCAGCGGCACGCTGGCCGTTGGCGATGAGATCCTGGTGCAACCTTCGGGTGTGGCGGCGCGCGTGGCCGCGTTGCGGGTGTTCGACCGCAACGTGGCCGAAGCCGTCAGCGGCGACTCAGTGACCGTCATACTCGATCGGGATGTGGACGTGTCGCGCGGCGACATCATCACCCATGCTGCCGCACCGGCGAGCGTGACGCGGGAGTTCGACGCCGAAGTCTGCTGGCTCGACAACCATCCCTTGAATTCGGCGCGCAAGTATCTGCTCAAGCAAGGCACGCGCCTGACGTCGGCCAAGATACGCGGCGTGCTCACGCGGCGCGATATCCATGAACTGCAGGAGGTCGATGACGCACAGGGCAAACTGGACATGAACGATATCGGCCGTGTGTCGTTTGTTACGCGCGAGTCGCTGGCCGTCGATGACTACCGGGATGTGCCGGGTACCGGGGCCTTCATCCTGATCGACGCCGCCACGCATCAGACGGCTGCAGCCGGGATGATTCTGCGCCGCGGGTGA
- a CDS encoding radical SAM superfamily protein, whose amino-acid sequence MMSTEHSLSAGYGSPAAAPAASRGRGAVTNVRHRFEQVEREAFDDGWFGGDDSPAAFDASLDEIQDEPKRPPRSEPAEAEALGVTEMAPEPGRPSAAVGLPQSATQHFIPVVAVPRTTVRPEQARKLLSRNDSPDIPFDVAVNPYRGCEHGCVYCYARPTHAYLGYSPGLDFETRLVAKANAVQALRAELARPSYKVSPINIGSATDVYQPIERTWRLTRGLLELMVETRHPLTLVTKNSLVERDLDLLTTLARDRLVTVFISITTLDADMARTLEPRASAPWRRIETVRKLAEAGIPVGVLVAPVIPFINDESMEQILEAASAAGACSASYTVVRLPWEVKDVFETWLHTHFPDRAQRVLHRIEDMREGKRNDSSFDTRMRGTGIWADLLRQRFELAVRNLGLGRLRPELALDHFVPPVIAATVRRGRGSASDAAREAGQMALFED is encoded by the coding sequence ATGATGAGCACCGAACATTCGCTTTCCGCCGGTTATGGGTCCCCGGCTGCCGCCCCCGCCGCCTCGCGCGGTCGGGGTGCGGTTACTAATGTTCGCCACCGCTTCGAGCAGGTCGAGCGCGAGGCCTTCGATGACGGCTGGTTTGGCGGCGATGATTCGCCCGCAGCCTTCGATGCGTCCCTGGACGAGATCCAGGATGAACCCAAGCGCCCACCCCGCTCCGAACCCGCAGAGGCCGAGGCACTCGGTGTCACGGAGATGGCTCCGGAACCGGGCAGGCCATCCGCAGCGGTGGGCCTGCCGCAGTCTGCGACGCAACATTTCATCCCGGTAGTGGCCGTGCCGCGCACCACGGTGCGGCCGGAGCAGGCGCGCAAGCTCCTGTCACGCAACGATTCTCCGGACATTCCGTTTGATGTGGCGGTCAATCCTTACCGCGGCTGTGAGCACGGCTGCGTCTACTGCTATGCCAGGCCTACACATGCCTACCTGGGCTATTCGCCCGGCCTGGACTTCGAAACCCGGCTGGTCGCCAAAGCCAACGCCGTCCAGGCATTGCGTGCCGAGCTGGCGCGCCCCAGTTACAAGGTGTCGCCGATCAATATCGGCTCGGCAACGGATGTCTATCAACCCATCGAACGCACCTGGCGCTTGACCCGTGGCCTGCTTGAACTCATGGTCGAGACCCGTCACCCCCTGACGCTGGTCACCAAAAACTCTCTGGTCGAACGCGACCTCGATCTGCTGACCACGTTGGCGCGCGATCGACTGGTGACGGTTTTCATCAGCATCACCACGTTGGACGCCGACATGGCCCGCACCCTGGAACCACGTGCGTCTGCTCCCTGGCGCCGCATCGAGACCGTGCGCAAGCTGGCCGAGGCCGGTATCCCGGTGGGCGTGCTGGTTGCGCCGGTGATTCCCTTCATCAATGACGAGTCCATGGAGCAGATTCTGGAGGCGGCATCGGCAGCCGGCGCCTGCTCGGCCAGCTATACCGTGGTGCGTCTGCCCTGGGAGGTGAAGGACGTTTTCGAAACCTGGCTGCACACGCACTTTCCCGATCGTGCTCAGCGTGTTTTGCACCGTATCGAAGACATGCGAGAGGGCAAGCGCAATGACAGCAGTTTTGATACGCGCATGCGCGGCACGGGAATCTGGGCGGATTTGCTGCGGCAGCGCTTTGAGCTGGCGGTGCGCAATCTGGGTCTGGGCAGGCTGCGACCCGAACTGGCGCTCGACCACTTTGTGCCACCCGTTATCGCTGCGACAGTGCGTCGTGGACGGGGCAGCGCCAGCGACGCCGCGCGTGAGGCGGGTCAGATGGCGTTATTCGAAGATTGA
- a CDS encoding eamA-like transporter family protein yields the protein MFHTPQAWIGVRWGVLIGLFIAAYTVVDAYGVKNLLIMPVLFDWFTCVTRTAMMTPHVFKRRTQYFPAMRGYWHLALAVGLLSPLGYILVLYALRMGAPLSLVAPAREMSMMLGTLAGMFLLREKVGPGRLAGCGAILLGVVLLGSS from the coding sequence ATGTTTCATACGCCGCAGGCCTGGATCGGAGTGCGCTGGGGCGTATTGATTGGCCTGTTCATCGCAGCCTACACCGTGGTGGATGCCTACGGGGTCAAAAACCTGCTCATCATGCCTGTGCTGTTTGACTGGTTTACCTGCGTGACACGGACCGCGATGATGACACCGCATGTGTTCAAGCGGCGAACACAGTACTTTCCTGCCATGCGCGGCTATTGGCATCTGGCCTTGGCCGTAGGGCTGCTATCGCCGCTGGGCTACATCCTGGTGCTCTACGCCCTGAGAATGGGAGCCCCGTTGAGCCTGGTCGCACCTGCACGCGAAATGTCCATGATGCTGGGCACATTGGCCGGAATGTTTTTGCTGCGCGAAAAAGTCGGCCCGGGACGGCTGGCGGGATGCGGCGCCATTTTGCTCGGGGTCGTCCTGTTGGGGTCAAGCTGA
- a CDS encoding putative membrane domain protein — protein sequence MTYASLVLVVLAAMAHATWNLLAKRAAMVGPVFVFAYGLAASLLYAPWVIWVLAHEGMQWSWPVLVCILASSLLHLGYSLCLQRGYQVADLSVVYPIARGTGLCCRPSGLLRFWQNRPPLRGLPGCSA from the coding sequence ATGACTTATGCGTCCCTTGTTCTGGTTGTGCTGGCCGCCATGGCCCACGCGACCTGGAATCTGCTCGCCAAACGGGCAGCCATGGTCGGCCCGGTCTTTGTCTTTGCCTATGGCCTGGCCGCCAGCCTGCTCTACGCCCCCTGGGTTATCTGGGTGCTGGCACACGAAGGCATGCAATGGAGTTGGCCTGTTCTTGTCTGTATTCTGGCGTCGTCCCTGTTGCATCTGGGCTACAGCCTCTGTTTGCAGCGCGGCTATCAGGTGGCGGATCTGTCGGTGGTCTATCCCATAGCAAGGGGTACGGGCCTCTGCTGTCGACCATCGGGGCTTTTACGCTTCTGGCAGAACCGGCCACCGCTACGGGGATTGCCGGGATGCTCTGCGTAG
- the rplS gene encoding ribosomal protein L19, whose product MNLIALLEQEEIKRLTGDKPVTEFAPGDTVIVSVNVVEGTRKRVQAFEGVVIAKRNRGLNSSFIVRKISSGEAVERTFQLYSPQIAGIEVKRRGDVRRAKLYYLRNRSGKSARIKEKLVSKQVAQG is encoded by the coding sequence ATGAACCTTATCGCTCTCCTTGAGCAGGAAGAAATCAAGCGCCTGACCGGCGACAAGCCCGTGACCGAGTTCGCCCCTGGCGACACCGTGATCGTGAGCGTGAACGTGGTCGAAGGTACCCGTAAGCGTGTCCAGGCCTTTGAAGGCGTGGTCATTGCCAAGCGCAACCGTGGCCTGAATTCTTCCTTCATCGTCCGCAAGATCTCGTCGGGTGAAGCCGTGGAACGTACGTTCCAGCTCTACTCGCCGCAAATCGCCGGCATTGAAGTCAAGCGCCGTGGTGACGTGCGCCGTGCCAAGCTCTACTACCTGCGCAATCGCTCGGGCAAGTCGGCTCGTATCAAGGAAAAGCTGGTCAGCAAGCAAGTCGCTCAAGGTTAA